In the Maribacter sp. MJ134 genome, one interval contains:
- a CDS encoding DUF2064 domain-containing protein produces MTNLNKTAILVFANSAKTEMALKPIQQGEALFNKLTQETLRKVKRTGLPYFHISDKEQKGHTFGERFTKAIQTIFENGFENVITVGNDTPQLSTAHLLKASHALQTGKTVLGPSIDGGFYLMGIHKANFDQETFKRLPWQRFSLFNRISTLLDETDNLLFQLPLLSDIDTVEDVKRLASFCKSISTTVLQLLRALVRQGKILPIIVASAYDKILLQQPCNKGSPLLLHS; encoded by the coding sequence TTGACAAATTTGAATAAAACTGCTATTCTGGTATTTGCCAATTCCGCGAAAACGGAAATGGCACTTAAGCCCATACAACAAGGAGAAGCTTTATTTAACAAACTCACCCAAGAAACATTAAGGAAGGTAAAACGAACAGGGCTTCCCTATTTTCATATTTCTGATAAGGAACAAAAGGGCCATACGTTCGGTGAGCGTTTCACCAAGGCAATACAGACCATTTTTGAAAACGGTTTTGAAAATGTTATAACCGTTGGCAACGATACGCCCCAACTAAGTACAGCTCATCTGCTTAAGGCAAGCCATGCCTTACAAACAGGAAAAACCGTACTGGGACCGTCCATAGATGGTGGCTTTTATTTGATGGGAATACATAAAGCCAACTTTGACCAAGAAACTTTCAAAAGATTGCCTTGGCAACGATTTAGCCTGTTCAATAGAATTTCTACCCTTTTGGACGAAACGGACAACCTTCTGTTTCAGTTACCCCTTCTTAGCGATATTGATACCGTTGAGGATGTGAAGCGTCTTGCTTCATTCTGTAAATCGATTTCAACGACCGTATTACAATTGTTAAGGGCACTTGTACGACAGGGAAAGATATTACCGATAATCGTTGCTTCTGCTTACGACAAAATTCTTCTTCAGCAACCTTGCAATAAGGGTTCTCCGCTACTACTTCATTCTTAA
- a CDS encoding SusC/RagA family TonB-linked outer membrane protein, with amino-acid sequence MKYLLLAMTMVMATITTAQQDISGTVTDVNGIAIPYVNVQLSGTNKGTITNEEGKYSLEVPNLLGALQFSILGFETRTVPINNVAILNVSLEESSEQLNEVVLTALGLKRETKELGYVVQSLDAKGVTEVKAVNFLDNLAGKLAGVTINQGATGVGSSSKITIRGEASFSNNNPLFIVDGVPINNNSVFNFTNEAAAGFQEVDFGNGAMEVNPDDIAEVSVLKGPSAAALYGTRAANGVIVIETKDGSKSKGLGISYNTSFFVDSAFQLPDFQNEFGQGQAGVFEFVDGLGGGTSDNITYSWGPRLDVGNLIPQFDSPVTLPDGTVVRGGDTSVYNGLPITPTEFRSNPNNLRDFYETGTTAINNLAISSGFDKGNFRLSFTDLRSESIIPGVNLDRQTISSRLNFRPTDKLQIRSSLSYVNSQSDNRPSNGYGSENVNYSLVAWGPRSLNIDSLRDYWQPGLEGLQQYSFNYTFFDNPFFILQENRNSFNRDRVFGNISASYDITDKLSATVRTGMDYSSEQRQFRRAFSSNRFSNGGYAEHDVFYREINTDFLLNYNNAFGDFKVDVSLGGNRLDQKAFTGQSQTTSLAQPGIFRLSNAASPIEVFEFESNKRINSFYGLAKFGYKDYLFVDITGRNDWSSALATPFSVDNVSFFYPSVSTSFILSNVTELPQAISFAKLRASYAQVGNDTNPYQTTGAFIAQTPFNGQPTFSDQNLIANPNLRPEQTAAIEVGADIRFFGDRLNLDISYYNAVTKDQIISLPIGISSGFTQQVVNGGKVRSKGVELILGATPIVTQNFKWNSTVNFSTNRSTVEDLPQDDGRLTLAFSRIYDSQNQTVFVQVEEGGRIGDLYGTGYQRNENGDFILTDEGRYIPDNTLQKLGNSNPDFMVGFNNQFNYKKWDLGFLLDWRQGGIIVSRTRALGNVGGQLAETAFRPEEGIVPQGVVNTGTEENPVFTPNTTAVTAESFYRQFYDRNHEENNTYDASFLKLRQFSVGYTFDNLRFLQQDASLRLSLIGRNLFAITENPHFDPEQLAVQGQGFVSGIEDMSYATTRSIGFKAGFNF; translated from the coding sequence ATGAAGTATTTATTGTTAGCGATGACTATGGTCATGGCAACTATTACCACAGCACAACAGGACATTTCTGGAACTGTAACGGATGTAAATGGCATTGCCATACCCTATGTAAACGTGCAATTAAGCGGAACAAACAAAGGAACCATAACAAATGAAGAGGGCAAGTATAGCCTGGAAGTTCCAAATCTTTTAGGAGCACTTCAATTTTCAATTTTAGGATTTGAAACACGGACGGTTCCCATTAACAATGTTGCAATTCTAAACGTTTCCCTAGAGGAATCTTCTGAACAACTAAATGAGGTAGTACTCACAGCCCTTGGTCTTAAACGAGAGACCAAAGAATTGGGTTATGTGGTGCAAAGTTTAGATGCCAAAGGGGTTACAGAAGTTAAGGCGGTAAATTTTTTAGATAACCTAGCGGGGAAATTGGCCGGGGTAACGATTAACCAAGGAGCAACGGGGGTAGGTTCTTCCTCAAAAATCACCATTCGTGGGGAGGCCTCTTTTTCTAATAACAATCCGTTGTTTATTGTGGACGGTGTTCCCATAAACAACAATTCGGTCTTTAACTTTACCAATGAAGCTGCAGCGGGATTTCAAGAAGTAGATTTTGGTAATGGTGCCATGGAAGTAAATCCTGATGATATTGCCGAAGTATCCGTTTTAAAAGGGCCCAGTGCAGCTGCCCTTTATGGTACAAGAGCTGCAAACGGCGTTATTGTTATTGAAACTAAAGACGGTTCTAAAAGCAAAGGTTTGGGCATAAGCTACAATACCAGTTTCTTTGTGGATTCTGCTTTTCAACTTCCAGACTTTCAAAACGAATTTGGGCAAGGCCAAGCAGGGGTTTTTGAATTTGTAGATGGCCTCGGTGGTGGAACCAGCGATAATATTACCTATAGTTGGGGACCTCGATTAGACGTTGGTAATTTAATTCCGCAATTTGATAGTCCGGTTACTTTACCAGACGGAACCGTAGTTCGGGGGGGGGACACTTCAGTATATAACGGACTTCCTATTACGCCCACAGAATTTCGTTCTAACCCGAATAACCTGCGAGATTTTTACGAAACTGGAACAACAGCTATTAACAACCTAGCGATTTCGTCGGGCTTTGATAAGGGTAATTTTAGACTTTCTTTTACCGATTTACGCAGCGAAAGTATCATCCCTGGGGTAAATTTAGACAGACAGACTATATCTTCCCGTTTAAACTTTCGCCCAACCGATAAACTACAAATTAGGTCTAGCTTAAGTTACGTAAACTCCCAAAGTGATAACAGACCTTCTAACGGATACGGTTCCGAGAACGTGAATTACTCTTTGGTAGCATGGGGGCCACGGTCACTGAATATTGATAGCTTACGCGATTATTGGCAACCCGGCCTGGAAGGTTTACAACAGTATTCTTTTAACTATACCTTTTTTGATAATCCGTTCTTTATACTTCAAGAAAACAGAAATTCTTTTAATAGAGATCGTGTTTTTGGTAATATATCTGCTTCTTATGATATCACCGATAAGCTATCTGCAACAGTACGCACTGGAATGGATTATTCTAGCGAACAACGCCAATTTAGAAGGGCCTTTAGCTCTAATCGTTTTAGCAATGGAGGTTATGCAGAACATGATGTTTTTTACAGAGAAATAAATACAGACTTTCTTTTAAACTACAACAATGCCTTTGGCGATTTTAAGGTTGATGTTTCCCTTGGCGGAAATCGTTTGGACCAAAAAGCCTTCACGGGTCAGTCCCAGACGACAAGTTTAGCGCAACCGGGGATTTTTAGATTGAGCAACGCGGCATCACCGATTGAAGTTTTTGAGTTTGAATCCAATAAGCGTATCAATAGTTTTTACGGTTTGGCCAAGTTTGGATACAAAGATTACTTGTTTGTAGATATTACGGGGCGTAACGATTGGTCCAGTGCCCTGGCAACGCCTTTTTCTGTGGACAATGTGTCGTTTTTCTACCCATCGGTATCCACAAGTTTTATTTTATCTAACGTAACGGAGTTACCCCAAGCAATTTCCTTTGCTAAACTGCGTGCCAGTTATGCACAGGTGGGTAACGACACCAATCCGTACCAGACTACCGGAGCTTTTATTGCACAGACTCCTTTTAACGGTCAGCCTACCTTTAGTGACCAGAACCTTATTGCGAACCCTAATTTAAGACCGGAACAAACCGCTGCGATTGAAGTTGGCGCAGATATCCGATTCTTTGGGGACAGACTCAATTTAGATATCTCTTACTATAATGCAGTAACTAAAGACCAGATTATATCACTGCCCATTGGTATATCATCAGGATTTACGCAACAAGTAGTTAACGGTGGTAAAGTACGTTCAAAAGGTGTGGAGCTCATATTAGGTGCAACGCCGATTGTAACTCAAAATTTTAAATGGAACAGTACAGTAAACTTTAGTACAAATCGCTCTACCGTAGAAGATTTACCACAAGACGACGGGCGTTTAACCTTGGCCTTTTCCAGAATCTACGACAGTCAAAACCAAACGGTATTTGTACAAGTAGAAGAAGGTGGCCGTATTGGAGATTTATATGGTACAGGCTATCAGCGGAATGAAAATGGCGATTTTATCCTCACTGATGAAGGCAGATATATTCCAGATAACACCTTACAAAAACTAGGGAATTCCAATCCTGATTTTATGGTAGGTTTCAATAACCAGTTCAACTATAAGAAATGGGATTTAGGCTTTCTTTTAGATTGGCGCCAAGGAGGCATTATTGTTTCTAGAACCCGTGCCTTAGGAAATGTTGGTGGTCAATTGGCAGAGACGGCATTTAGACCAGAAGAGGGTATTGTACCGCAAGGTGTTGTTAATACAGGTACGGAAGAAAATCCGGTTTTTACGCCGAATACCACAGCAGTTACCGCAGAAAGTTTTTACCGACAGTTTTACGATAGAAACCACGAAGAAAACAACACTTATGACGCTTCGTTTTTAAAACTGCGCCAATTTTCAGTTGGCTATACTTTTGATAATTTGAGGTTTTTACAGCAAGATGCGAGTTTGCGACTATCGCTTATCGGTAGAAATTTATTCGCTATCACCGAAAATCCGCATTTTGACCCAGAGCAACTAGCCGTTCAAGGGCAAGGATTTGTAAGTGGTATCGAAGACATGTCCTATGCTACCACAAGAAGTATTGGTTTTAAAGCTGGGTTTAATTTTTAA
- a CDS encoding SusD/RagB family nutrient-binding outer membrane lipoprotein, with product MLVKMLPLFFLIFSCTKDFQEINTNPNQPVAVQPSLLLRQVIYDYGEQMSYEGFTAGDLLGQYRTALDFNLFDRHDLKSPQLGGNPWPILYTNLRDNEEILRLALENPTFEVYEGPSRILKAYMAGALTDMFGDVPYSEGFQGKDVTVTPVYDNQETIYLAEDGIFDNLEKGIAAIEAYTGTIPLEGDILFAGDLQAWVRFAKSLQIKFLMRTSNVQDNATALQTLFDDADFISANTQNATFDFNDGEPNNFRLARLRIGDFNNFVLSETMDEILTDLNDPRISTLFRPFSNSDAGEFNGLLNGVDATQNAVVLADFSLAGTSFRETTSALDANFMTSWETHFLLAEAAARGFISADAQALYETGVTQAFDYWNTELPTNYLSTDGAFNNGDAIENIITQKWIANIINGYEGWIEYRRTGFPRLKTISASLNNDLLPVRMPYPAEEQALNAVNYEAAAARTDGNSINAPVWWDSQSEN from the coding sequence ATGCTTGTAAAAATGTTGCCGTTATTCTTTTTAATCTTCTCCTGCACCAAAGACTTCCAAGAAATCAACACCAACCCTAACCAACCGGTTGCCGTACAACCTAGTTTACTGCTAAGACAGGTAATTTATGATTATGGGGAGCAGATGTCTTACGAAGGTTTTACCGCAGGCGATTTATTGGGGCAGTACAGAACGGCCTTAGATTTTAATCTGTTTGACCGTCACGATTTAAAATCGCCTCAATTGGGAGGTAATCCCTGGCCTATCTTGTACACCAATCTTAGGGATAACGAAGAGATTTTACGTTTGGCTCTAGAGAACCCCACCTTTGAGGTGTATGAAGGGCCTTCTCGCATTTTAAAAGCGTATATGGCGGGGGCCTTAACGGATATGTTCGGGGATGTGCCTTATTCCGAAGGTTTTCAAGGTAAAGACGTAACTGTTACTCCTGTTTACGATAACCAAGAAACCATTTACCTAGCCGAAGATGGTATTTTTGATAATCTTGAAAAGGGAATTGCCGCCATTGAAGCTTATACGGGCACCATTCCTTTAGAGGGAGATATTCTCTTTGCGGGCGACCTACAGGCATGGGTACGTTTTGCAAAGTCGCTTCAAATTAAATTTTTAATGCGCACTTCCAATGTTCAAGATAACGCAACGGCCTTGCAAACACTTTTTGATGATGCGGATTTTATAAGTGCCAACACCCAAAATGCAACTTTTGATTTTAATGATGGGGAGCCCAATAACTTTCGTTTAGCACGATTACGAATTGGAGATTTCAACAACTTTGTACTTTCCGAAACAATGGATGAGATTCTAACCGATTTGAACGACCCAAGAATTTCAACACTCTTCCGTCCGTTCTCCAATAGTGATGCTGGAGAATTCAATGGTTTATTAAACGGCGTAGATGCCACGCAAAATGCGGTGGTCTTAGCCGATTTCTCTTTGGCAGGGACAAGTTTTAGAGAGACGACTAGCGCTTTAGATGCAAATTTTATGACCAGTTGGGAAACTCACTTTTTATTGGCGGAGGCGGCAGCACGTGGTTTTATTAGCGCGGATGCGCAAGCTTTATACGAAACTGGAGTAACCCAAGCTTTTGACTATTGGAATACGGAATTACCAACAAATTATCTAAGTACGGATGGTGCATTTAATAACGGAGACGCCATAGAAAACATTATTACCCAAAAATGGATAGCGAACATCATCAATGGATATGAAGGGTGGATTGAATACCGAAGGACAGGCTTTCCACGATTAAAAACGATTTCGGCTAGTTTAAATAATGATTTGCTTCCTGTTCGAATGCCTTACCCAGCAGAAGAACAAGCATTGAATGCAGTAAATTATGAAGCTGCGGCGGCCAGAACGGATGGGAACAGTATTAATGCGCCTGTTTGGTGGGACTCGCAAAGCGAGAATTAA
- a CDS encoding sodium:solute symporter, which yields MTEIQFWQWGLVITSSLVLFFLSPLAKNTNQFFKAVQRKKTPNTFMLMGSLVISWIFAKSITNAANLGLDYGIVGGVAYAAYYLSFAVAGVVIYRMRLHGKYTSIHHFLTSKFGKGAVAVFSILIAIRLFNEVWSNTMVIGSYFGDMGSSPYYWSILVFTGLTLAYVLKGGMSSSIFTDVLQMGLFGILLLVILGAIFTSEDQFTPTQALKSGIWCFDMGLNLFFAAVLQSFSYPFHDPVLTDRGFLSSPRITLKSFLWASVVGGICIVLFSIIGIYAQAQGMQGQAAVEVGKAFGVVLLLVINFIMITSAASTLDSTFSSFSKLLAIDLNLGNSLKFGRWSMVAIAVLGTIPVFLDAEILSATTISGTMVIGLTPVFLFWRDSVPKISFHLSVFCGILFGFLLIFSWFPESLIFTTGKYADLLWINFWGILSCIVLYFIPKWIRI from the coding sequence ATGACTGAGATACAATTTTGGCAATGGGGTCTTGTGATAACATCAAGTTTGGTGCTATTCTTCCTTTCTCCATTAGCTAAAAATACCAATCAGTTTTTTAAAGCGGTTCAAAGAAAGAAAACCCCGAATACCTTTATGTTAATGGGGAGTTTGGTTATATCTTGGATATTCGCCAAAAGCATCACTAACGCAGCAAACCTAGGATTGGATTATGGTATTGTGGGCGGAGTAGCCTATGCTGCGTATTACTTGTCTTTCGCCGTTGCAGGTGTAGTCATTTACAGAATGCGTCTCCATGGAAAATACACTAGTATTCATCATTTTTTGACTTCCAAATTTGGAAAAGGAGCTGTTGCTGTGTTCTCTATTTTAATTGCCATTCGCCTCTTTAATGAAGTATGGAGTAACACCATGGTTATTGGCTCTTATTTCGGCGATATGGGTTCTAGTCCGTATTACTGGTCTATTTTGGTTTTCACAGGATTAACCCTTGCCTATGTTTTAAAAGGCGGGATGAGCAGTTCTATTTTTACCGATGTACTTCAAATGGGTTTGTTCGGTATTTTACTCTTGGTAATTCTGGGTGCTATTTTTACTTCAGAAGACCAATTCACGCCAACACAGGCACTAAAATCTGGTATTTGGTGTTTTGATATGGGCTTGAATTTATTTTTTGCAGCAGTCTTACAATCATTCAGTTATCCTTTTCATGACCCTGTTTTAACGGATAGGGGCTTTTTAAGTAGTCCTAGAATTACACTAAAAAGTTTTCTTTGGGCAAGTGTAGTAGGTGGAATTTGTATTGTATTGTTCAGTATAATCGGGATATATGCACAGGCACAAGGCATGCAAGGGCAAGCGGCAGTAGAAGTGGGGAAGGCTTTTGGCGTAGTACTTTTACTGGTTATCAATTTTATCATGATTACCTCAGCGGCCTCTACTTTGGATTCTACCTTTTCATCCTTCTCCAAATTATTGGCCATTGATTTAAATTTGGGAAACTCTCTGAAGTTTGGGCGCTGGTCAATGGTCGCCATTGCCGTCTTAGGAACTATTCCGGTATTTTTGGATGCCGAAATACTTTCTGCCACCACCATAAGCGGCACTATGGTCATTGGTTTAACCCCAGTGTTTTTGTTCTGGAGAGACAGTGTTCCAAAAATCAGTTTTCACTTAAGTGTATTTTGTGGGATTTTATTCGGATTTTTGCTGATTTTCAGCTGGTTCCCAGAATCCCTGATATTCACAACAGGAAAATACGCAGACTTACTGTGGATCAATTTCTGGGGAATTTTAAGTTGTATAGTACTTTACTTTATACCCAAATGGATAAGGATATAG
- a CDS encoding arsenosugar biosynthesis-associated peroxidase-like protein, whose product MADTYYNPKDLRKFGKITEWSEELGTKFFDYYGKVFEEGALSAREKSLIALAVSHVVKCPYCIDAYTKDGLQKGITKEEMMEAVHVGAAIESGATLVHGVQMMNKYDKLSM is encoded by the coding sequence ATGGCAGATACGTACTACAATCCTAAAGATTTACGAAAATTTGGAAAAATCACGGAATGGAGCGAAGAGCTTGGCACTAAGTTTTTTGACTATTACGGTAAGGTTTTTGAAGAAGGCGCACTAAGTGCTAGGGAGAAGTCATTAATAGCACTAGCAGTTTCGCACGTTGTAAAATGTCCTTACTGTATAGATGCCTATACCAAAGACGGTCTGCAAAAAGGAATTACCAAAGAAGAGATGATGGAGGCAGTACATGTTGGTGCGGCGATTGAAAGCGGCGCAACCTTGGTACACGGGGTTCAGATGATGAATAAGTATGATAAATTGAGTATGTAA
- the arsS gene encoding arsenosugar biosynthesis radical SAM (seleno)protein ArsS (Some members of this family are selenoproteins.): MATKSLKAKGNELAQSNRQLDILNGGIFADGELPYFKDKIGEIGHFPLRPKKLEILQINVGYMCNQVCEHCHVDAGPDRKEIMTRETMKQCLEVIKNTGAHTLDLTGGAPEMNPDFEWFVEEAAKAGIKDFIVRSNLTIIRANKKYYHLPDFFKKHNVHVISSMPHYTRGKTDKQRGDGVFDKSIKALQELNARGYGMPGSDLRLDLVYNPSGAYLPGDQMAMEKDFKKALDEDFGIQFHNLFAITNLPIARFLDYLIASENYEDYMYALVEAYNPSAVANVMCTNTISISWDGWLYDCDFNQMLDLKVASKVKHIKDYNEDLLNDRNIIISQHCYGCTAGAGSSCQGTVA, translated from the coding sequence ATGGCTACAAAATCATTAAAAGCAAAAGGAAACGAGCTTGCACAAAGTAACCGTCAGCTCGATATTTTAAACGGAGGCATCTTTGCCGATGGAGAACTCCCTTACTTTAAAGATAAGATTGGGGAAATAGGGCATTTTCCGTTGCGTCCTAAAAAGTTGGAAATCCTTCAGATTAATGTGGGGTATATGTGCAACCAAGTGTGTGAACATTGCCACGTAGATGCTGGTCCGGACCGAAAGGAAATCATGACCCGCGAAACTATGAAGCAGTGTCTTGAGGTAATTAAAAATACAGGGGCGCACACCTTGGATTTAACAGGTGGTGCACCAGAAATGAATCCTGATTTTGAATGGTTTGTAGAAGAAGCTGCAAAAGCCGGGATTAAAGATTTTATTGTACGTTCTAACCTTACTATTATTAGGGCGAATAAAAAATACTACCATCTGCCAGATTTCTTTAAAAAACACAATGTGCATGTCATCTCCTCTATGCCACATTATACCCGTGGAAAAACGGATAAGCAACGCGGAGACGGTGTTTTTGATAAGTCCATAAAAGCCTTACAGGAACTCAACGCACGTGGATACGGAATGCCGGGTAGTGATTTGCGATTGGATTTAGTCTATAACCCATCCGGAGCCTATTTGCCAGGCGACCAAATGGCCATGGAAAAGGACTTTAAGAAGGCTTTAGATGAGGATTTTGGCATTCAGTTCCATAACCTCTTTGCCATTACAAACTTGCCTATTGCTCGTTTCTTAGACTACCTAATCGCCTCCGAAAATTATGAGGACTATATGTATGCTTTGGTTGAAGCTTATAACCCCTCTGCTGTGGCAAATGTAATGTGTACCAATACGATTTCTATTAGTTGGGATGGTTGGTTATACGATTGTGATTTTAACCAGATGTTAGACCTTAAAGTAGCCAGCAAGGTAAAGCACATTAAAGACTATAATGAAGATTTGCTAAACGATAGAAACATCATTATTTCACAGCACTGTTATGGTTGTACCGCAGGTGCAGGAAGCAGTTGTCAAGGGACGGTGGCGTAG
- a CDS encoding DUF2892 domain-containing protein gives MKKNMGNTDKIIRFVLAAIITVLYFTGTVTGTLGIVLLIVAGVFIVTSLVNFCPLYTLFGLKTCPAEKR, from the coding sequence ATGAAAAAGAATATGGGAAATACTGACAAAATTATTCGATTTGTATTGGCCGCTATAATCACTGTACTTTATTTTACAGGAACTGTTACTGGAACTTTAGGTATTGTGTTACTTATAGTGGCCGGTGTTTTTATAGTTACAAGTCTTGTTAATTTTTGTCCGTTATATACTTTATTTGGTTTAAAAACTTGTCCTGCGGAAAAACGATAG
- a CDS encoding Crp/Fnr family transcriptional regulator — translation MEKLNEKLPFLSKEIIDEFKQYATVKDFSKGTQILREEQYVKVLPIVLKGVVKVFSNFGEKELLLYYIEASQSCVMTFSAAMSNSPSRIFATTEENAKILLLPTKNISGWLKRFPEFNQLFYNQYDLRYTELLSTIQYILVDKIDVRLYKYLEQKATVTHQEYLKTTHSQIATELGTAREVISRALKKLELQEKIIQNTHGIKIYP, via the coding sequence ATGGAAAAACTAAATGAAAAACTACCTTTTTTAAGCAAGGAAATTATAGATGAGTTTAAACAATATGCTACGGTAAAAGACTTTTCTAAAGGAACTCAAATTCTAAGAGAGGAACAGTATGTAAAAGTGTTGCCCATTGTATTGAAAGGCGTTGTAAAAGTGTTCTCAAACTTTGGTGAAAAAGAATTGCTACTTTATTATATAGAAGCCAGCCAGAGTTGCGTAATGACTTTTTCCGCAGCAATGAGTAATAGCCCAAGTAGAATTTTTGCAACAACGGAAGAAAACGCAAAGATTCTTTTATTACCAACCAAGAACATTTCTGGCTGGTTAAAGAGGTTTCCGGAGTTCAATCAATTATTTTATAATCAATACGATTTAAGATACACGGAACTTTTAAGTACCATTCAGTATATTTTAGTAGATAAGATAGATGTAAGGCTCTATAAGTATTTAGAGCAAAAAGCTACTGTTACCCATCAAGAATATCTGAAAACAACGCATAGTCAAATCGCTACTGAATTAGGTACTGCTAGGGAAGTTATTAGTAGAGCATTAAAAAAGTTAGAGCTTCAAGAAAAAATCATTCAAAATACTCATGGGATTAAAATATACCCTTAG
- a CDS encoding TetR/AcrR family transcriptional regulator gives MNKSLKRMATMQRMQATGLELFYKKGYYNTSVDDILKELSLSKGAFYYHFDSKEDFFVQIVQNLMARKVYSTLIEPIEGYDNPLDLITNCFEEALETAVHNETDFGCMLSNFLTEFQGKNETIMKHLSEIVSIWEVNLVSTLQKGKFNGYIDRHVDCEAVATYLMSAYFGIRTLMVGVAPSAKKYRFMSQLRQYFRSIEAKPVSV, from the coding sequence ATGAACAAATCTTTAAAACGCATGGCGACCATGCAACGTATGCAGGCTACAGGGCTTGAATTATTTTACAAGAAAGGATATTACAATACCAGCGTTGACGATATTCTTAAAGAGCTCTCTCTTTCTAAAGGTGCTTTTTACTATCATTTTGATTCCAAAGAGGACTTCTTCGTTCAAATCGTACAAAACTTAATGGCAAGAAAAGTGTATAGCACTTTGATAGAACCTATTGAAGGGTACGATAATCCCTTGGATTTAATTACCAACTGTTTTGAGGAAGCACTAGAAACAGCAGTACATAACGAAACGGATTTTGGCTGTATGCTAAGCAACTTTTTAACAGAGTTTCAGGGTAAGAATGAAACCATCATGAAACACTTAAGTGAAATTGTCTCCATCTGGGAAGTGAACTTGGTCTCAACCCTACAAAAAGGAAAATTTAATGGATATATAGACAGACATGTGGACTGCGAAGCGGTGGCCACCTATCTTATGAGTGCTTACTTTGGGATAAGAACGTTAATGGTTGGAGTTGCACCGAGTGCAAAAAAATATCGCTTTATGAGTCAGTTGAGACAGTATTTCAGGTCTATAGAAGCGAAGCCTGTTAGTGTATAG
- a CDS encoding glycosyltransferase family 9 protein, with translation MAKSKPSHLLVIRLSAMGDIAMTVPVLLALTQQYPSLKITVLTRAFFAPIFSSISNVTVYSVDVKGKHKGFFGLWKLAKELRTLDIDATADLHHVLRSTILKQFLRFSGIPVKQLNKGRSAKKALTRAENKTFTPLKTTHQRYAEVFKVLGFPIQLEAEHVLEPVLLSKETRTTLGLSKKKLIGIAPFAAFKGKTYPLELMEKVIYGLQDLKDYEMVLFGGGEKEKAQLEIWENKFEHCISAVGKIAFSEELILISNLSVMLSMDSGNGHLAAMYKVPTVTLWGVTHPYAGFYPFNQMGNTLVSDRTKYPETPTSVYGNKFPPGYEKAMETIAPEKILKKILEILNRTS, from the coding sequence GTGGCCAAAAGTAAACCATCACATTTATTGGTCATCAGACTTTCTGCCATGGGAGATATTGCCATGACCGTGCCCGTTCTATTGGCGCTTACACAACAATATCCGAGTCTTAAGATTACGGTCCTTACTAGAGCTTTTTTTGCACCTATATTTTCTAGTATCTCCAATGTAACCGTTTATTCCGTAGATGTAAAAGGTAAACATAAAGGGTTCTTTGGACTATGGAAGCTTGCTAAAGAATTAAGAACACTTGATATCGACGCGACGGCGGATTTGCATCATGTACTACGAAGCACTATTTTAAAACAATTCCTTAGGTTCAGCGGTATTCCTGTTAAGCAATTGAACAAGGGTAGGTCGGCTAAGAAAGCACTGACCAGAGCTGAAAATAAGACTTTTACGCCCTTAAAGACAACTCATCAACGTTATGCGGAAGTATTTAAAGTTTTAGGCTTTCCCATACAACTTGAAGCTGAACACGTTTTAGAGCCTGTGTTGCTCAGTAAAGAGACGAGGACTACTCTTGGTCTTAGTAAAAAGAAACTTATTGGGATCGCCCCATTTGCGGCCTTTAAAGGGAAAACCTACCCCTTAGAACTTATGGAAAAGGTAATCTATGGATTACAAGACCTTAAGGATTACGAAATGGTATTGTTTGGAGGAGGGGAAAAAGAAAAAGCACAGCTTGAAATATGGGAAAATAAATTTGAGCATTGTATCAGTGCGGTGGGTAAAATTGCCTTTTCGGAGGAACTGATATTGATATCCAACCTTAGTGTAATGTTGTCCATGGACAGTGGTAATGGTCACTTAGCGGCGATGTATAAAGTTCCTACCGTAACACTTTGGGGAGTTACCCATCCTTATGCCGGTTTCTATCCTTTTAATCAAATGGGAAATACTTTAGTATCGGATAGAACTAAATATCCTGAAACACCTACCTCAGTTTACGGAAATAAATTTCCTCCGGGATATGAAAAAGCGATGGAGACCATTGCTCCGGAAAAAATACTTAAAAAGATTCTTGAAATCTTGAACAGAACATCTTAA